In Triticum aestivum cultivar Chinese Spring chromosome 5B, IWGSC CS RefSeq v2.1, whole genome shotgun sequence, the following proteins share a genomic window:
- the LOC123112746 gene encoding vegetative cell wall protein gp1, with protein MPPPCGASVPSPTCPLAPHSVLHSPSPQIPFSPAPTRRGRCCRLAVTMADDLPEPSEDVEEHRRHLLRLLQPAVRAGRRCFPGSSSSSTFGTAAVTASSSPRPASSLSSELAPGAPPASPASPTRIHSSSKHPPRPNRPSSSTTAAAAITVDLHHRRLPASPSSSTASPGWWSPGARCHM; from the exons ATGCCGCCCCCCTGCGGCGCCTCGGTCCCCTCCCCCACTTGCCCCCTCGCTCCCCACTccgtcctccactctccctctccccaGATCCCTTTCTCCCCTGCGCCCACCCGACGCGGCCGCTGCTGCCGCCTCGCCGTGACCATGGCCGACGACCTCCCCGAGCCAAGCGAAGACGTCGAGGAGCATCGTCGGCATCTCCTGCGTCTACTACAGCCAGCAGTGCGAGCTGGGAGGCGTTGCTTCCCCGGATCCTCGTCGTCTTCCACCTTCGGCACCGCCGCCGTCACCGCCTCATCGTCTCCGCGGCCAGCGTCGTCCCTTTCGTCCGAGCTTGCGCCAGGAGCTCCACCTGCCTCCCCTGCTTCCCCTACGCGGATCCACTCGAGCTCGAAGCACCCACCTCGACCGAATCGTCCGTCTTCCTCGACTACGGCCGCTGCGGCCATCACCGTCGATCTGCACCACCGGCGCCTCCCGGCCTCGCCGAGCTCGTCCACGGCTTCCCCGGG atggtggagtccaggagccagatgccacatGTGA